In Sander vitreus isolate 19-12246 chromosome 12, sanVit1, whole genome shotgun sequence, the following proteins share a genomic window:
- the LOC144526552 gene encoding protein THEM6-like yields the protein MLLLVLGALLLLFCSLDVWYFLRGVQVFFQAWFQPRIWDLLAEQTIDGMVLPHDLDYMGHMNNSRYLRECDFARFHHYMRNGLLMASRKLGARMVVGASTIRYRRSLAFCEAFEIRTKIVGWDEKAFYLEQRFVSKKDGFVSAIMLCRQNVVHCSPESIIEFVCKRKIECPEFPEDLKHWISFISASSQALRAESGLEEKNK from the exons ATGTTGCTGCTGGTGCTGGGTGCCCTCCTTCTGCTCTTCTGCAGTCTGGATGTATGGTACTTCCTGCGGGGGGTCCAGGTGTTCTTCCAGGCGTGGTTCCAACCCAGAATATGGGACTTGCTGGCTGAGCAAACCATTGATGGCATGGTCCTTCCCCATGATTTGGACTACATGGGCCACATGAACAACTCCCGATATCTAAGGGAGTGTGACTTTGCCCGCTTCCACCATTATATGCGAAACGGGCTGTTAATGGCCTCACGCAAACTGGGAGCCAGAATGGTGGTAGGGGCCTCCACCATTCGGTACCGGCGCTCCCTGGCCTTCTGTGAGGCTTTTGAGATTCGGACCAAAATAGTGGGATGGGATGAGAAGGCGTTTTACTTGGAGCAGCGGTTTGTGTCCAAGAAAGATGGTTTTGTCTCTGCTATCATGCTTTGCAGACAGAACGTGGTGCACTGCAGCCCAGAGAGCATTATCGAGTTTGTCTGCAAAAGAAAG attGAGTGCCCCGAGTTTCCTGAAGACCTCAAACACTGGATCAGCTTCATCTCAGCCAGCAGCCAGGCACTGAGAGCCGAGAGCGGACTGGAAGAGAAGAACAAGTGA